A region from the Acyrthosiphon pisum isolate AL4f chromosome A1, pea_aphid_22Mar2018_4r6ur, whole genome shotgun sequence genome encodes:
- the LOC100169626 gene encoding carboxypeptidase Q, with protein MTSRRFQSSCQIAVVVLLLALLIPPLTAASSGKCRLVRSLRDEIASYRPVVERVLSYVQDKKGYKGRTWAALSEFTDMFGSRLAGTSNLENSIDYMMNSLRAENLDNVHAERVMFTGWQRRKENAALVKPRFKNLAMLGLGGSVSTAPEGIRAEVVVVTSFDDLSNKSSQVSGKIVVYNQPYVSYSETVVYRSMGASEASKYGAVATLIRSITPFSLNTPHAGHQSYSDGVKKIPTACITVEDAELLNRMYNRGTKLEIFLKMDSKFFTNATSRNTVAEIKGTTDPDKIVLVSGHLDSWDVGQGAMDDGGGAFISWNSLVVLKNLELRPKRSIRCLLWTAEEEGYIGDFLDDLYLVL; from the exons ATGACTTCTCGCCGTTTTCAGTCTTCCTGTCAAATCGCCGTGGTTGTCTTGTTACTTGCCCTGCTCATCCCGCCGCTGACGGCAGCGTCTTCCGGTAAATGCCGACTAGTCCGTTCTCTCCGCGACGAGATCGCCAGCTATCGTCCCGTTGTGGAGCGCGTGCTCTCGTATGTCCAGGATAAGAAAGGTTACAAGGGCAGGACATGGGCTGCCTTATCCGAGTTCACAGATATGTTTGGCTCACGGTTGGCCGGCACGTCAAACCTCGAGAACTCCATCGACTACATGATGAACTCACTGAGGGCCGAAAACTTGGATAATGTGCACGCCGAACGCGTCATGTTCACGGGATGGCaaag ACGTAAGGAAAACGCTGCGTTAGTGAAACCTAGGTTCAAGAACCTGGCGATGTTGGGGCTGGGTGGCAGTGTCAGCACGGCCCCGGAAGGAATCAGGGCTGAAGTAGTGGTGGTCACTTCGTTCGACGACCTCTCCAATAAATCGTCACAG GTCAGCGGAAAAATCGTTGTGTACAATCAACCGTACGTGTCGTACTCTGAAACTGTGGTGTACAGGTCGATGGGAGCGAGTGAGGCGTCCAAGTACGGTGCCGTGGCCACATTGATTCGATCCATCACTCCGTTCTCGTTGAATACACCGCACGCTGGCCATCAAAGTTACAGCGACGGCGTGAAAAAGATACCAACGGCCTGCATCACGGTCGAGGATGCCGAACTCTTGAACAGGATGTACAACCGAG GTACcaaattggaaatttttttgaaaatggacTCAAAATTCTTTACCAACGCTACATCCAGGAACACTGTTGCCGAAATCAAAGGCACGACAGATCCTGATAAAATAGTGTTGGTTTCGGGACATCTGGATAGTTGGGACGTGGGGCAAGGTGCGATGGACGACGGTGGCGGTGCGTTTATAAGCTGGAATAGTCTCGTCGTACTGAAAAATCTCGAGCTTCGCCCTAAGAGATCGATAAG ATGTTTATTGTGGACAGCTGAAGAAGAAGGATATATAGGG GACTTTTTGGATGATCTGTACCTCGTACTATAG